The nucleotide window GACTACGGTAAAAGTCCCATCTTTTTCAGGGATCGCGCATAAAGGTGTTCTGGTGTAGTGATCTCCCGGCTCGGCCCAGGTTTTTCCGGGCGACTGTATTTTGATGCGTGTTTCTTTGCCCCAACAGATACCATCGCCGGAAAGACTATAGCCAATTTCCTGGTCGCCGAAGGAATCGAATATCATCAGGTAAGAACTGTCTTTTAACTGATATACAATCTCGTTTTCCATAAATACACCTGCAACCCCAATAGGGTTAAAGCCCTCCGGCATGCGCTTCCAGGGGCCGTTCAGTTTTTGTGCAAAAGCCATTCCTGTTGGCCAGCCTCCTTTAGGTGTGTGATAGTGTCCGTCATACATTGCATACCAGGTATTGCCAGCTTTGTAAGGGAAAAAAGAAGCTACAGCCTGTTGTCCTTCCCAGGCTTGTGATTCAGCGTCCGGCTCCAGCATAATGCCCATATCAGCATAAGGTCCGCCAATACCATCTTTACCTTTTATTACCGACATGGCTCTCCAAATTCTTCCCTGGTAGTCGTTGCCCGTTATTTCACCCTTAGTGCTGTCACCACCGCGGTAAGCCACATAAAATATGT belongs to Niabella yanshanensis and includes:
- a CDS encoding glycoside hydrolase family protein, with amino-acid sequence MKNHCLSGLCIAFTLIFGSLPALAQEVKGKILKMVSEHKGPVIGSSHPDVLATNNRSGFETGQVVKLDNVYHMFVNEMFERPHRDLRIAHWTSADAVNWKRQATIVSSIPGRTHNNPRAEVWVNSVIFNEEENAWNIFYVAYRGGDSTKGEITGNDYQGRIWRAMSVIKGKDGIGGPYADMGIMLEPDAESQAWEGQQAVASFFPYKAGNTWYAMYDGHYHTPKGGWPTGMAFAQKLNGPWKRMPEGFNPIGVAGVFMENEIVYQLKDSSYLMIFDSFGDQEIGYSLSGDGICWGKETRIKIQSPGKTWAEPGDHYTRTPLCAIPEKDGTFTVVYTAMMKVNGRNFYAIGKCSVAWK